The Nitrospinaceae bacterium genome has a window encoding:
- a CDS encoding TRAP transporter permease, translated as EAEAIAAEAEGGGRQPLNVTTWLISGLAIVWSLFQLYIAYFPINSVIARSIHLTFSITMVYLAFPGKRVDGKQGRLSAFAIQLFPGFMLAQRSTKFAIPWYDFVLAVAAGLSSIYMAWDYGGIIERSGDPITRDVVVGSILVCLLLEAARRALGPALPVLAMLFLLYCFIGPWMPPFLAHPGVPLDYVVDHMYLSDSGIWGVPIGVSTSFVFLFVLFGSLLDKAGAANYFVQVAFAALGQFRGGPAKAAVVASGLTGLVSGSSIANVATTGTFTIPLMRKVGLPDYKAGAVEVAASTNGQLMPPVMGAAAFIMAEFLGLAYLDIVRAAVLPAFLSYIALFYVVHLEAMKLDLRPMSRSELPPFWKTFLGGLHYLIPILMLIYTLVVLRFSAISSAFNAIMLTMAIIVIQRPLEESVRVMREMLLEKGETKPSRLFGSKHFKEFEDRLWHAALHGFGVSFGDLWQGLIAGARNMMGIGVATAAAGIIVGTVTLTGLSGRFIEAIEIISLGNVVLMLLLAAGTSLLLGMGLPTTANYIVMATLTAPVIVTLGAKSGLVVPLLAAHLFVFYFGILADDTPPVGLAAFAASAIAKSDPIKTGIQGFIYDLRTAILPFVFIFNLELLMISGVGPKGEIIWIDDIFKIVWVCVSSLVAIFAFASALQGFFADECTWPERGVLLVVCVVAFRPSLVIEFTGGSRIAVQLVAMVVFAALYFYQRNRRAGVALASA; from the coding sequence GAGGCCGAGGCGATTGCCGCCGAGGCCGAAGGGGGAGGGCGCCAGCCACTCAACGTCACCACCTGGCTAATCTCTGGCCTAGCCATCGTCTGGTCTCTGTTCCAACTCTATATTGCCTATTTCCCCATTAACTCCGTTATCGCTAGGAGTATCCATCTGACCTTCTCCATTACGATGGTCTATCTGGCTTTCCCGGGGAAAAGGGTGGATGGCAAGCAGGGTCGATTGAGTGCTTTCGCAATTCAGTTGTTCCCAGGTTTTATGCTGGCGCAGCGCTCCACCAAGTTTGCTATTCCCTGGTATGACTTTGTGCTTGCCGTAGCGGCAGGGTTGAGTTCGATATATATGGCGTGGGACTACGGGGGCATCATTGAGCGCTCAGGGGACCCCATCACGCGGGATGTTGTTGTCGGGTCAATTCTGGTCTGCCTTCTACTAGAGGCGGCGCGTCGTGCTCTTGGGCCAGCGCTTCCGGTGCTGGCGATGCTGTTTTTGCTCTACTGTTTCATTGGTCCCTGGATGCCGCCCTTCCTGGCGCATCCAGGTGTCCCGCTTGATTACGTCGTGGATCATATGTATTTGAGCGACAGCGGTATCTGGGGCGTTCCGATAGGCGTTTCCACGAGTTTTGTTTTTCTCTTCGTTCTGTTCGGTTCTCTTTTGGATAAGGCGGGGGCCGCGAATTATTTTGTCCAGGTTGCCTTCGCGGCCCTTGGGCAGTTTCGTGGGGGCCCGGCGAAGGCGGCGGTCGTTGCCTCTGGTTTAACCGGTTTGGTTTCAGGATCCTCGATTGCAAACGTGGCCACGACGGGAACGTTTACCATACCGCTCATGAGAAAAGTGGGGCTTCCCGACTACAAGGCTGGGGCGGTTGAGGTCGCGGCCTCGACGAATGGCCAGCTTATGCCCCCTGTCATGGGGGCTGCGGCGTTTATCATGGCTGAGTTTCTGGGGCTGGCCTATCTGGACATTGTTCGGGCAGCGGTGCTTCCTGCATTTCTTTCCTATATTGCGCTTTTTTACGTGGTTCACCTTGAGGCGATGAAACTCGATCTGCGCCCGATGAGCCGCTCTGAGTTGCCTCCGTTTTGGAAAACTTTCCTGGGGGGGCTTCATTACCTAATTCCAATTCTGATGCTGATCTATACCTTGGTGGTCCTTCGCTTTTCAGCCATTTCATCAGCATTCAACGCCATTATGTTGACGATGGCGATTATCGTTATCCAGCGCCCGCTTGAGGAATCGGTGCGGGTGATGCGCGAGATGTTGCTTGAGAAAGGCGAAACGAAACCATCGCGTCTCTTCGGCTCCAAACATTTCAAAGAATTTGAGGATCGCCTCTGGCATGCTGCGCTCCATGGCTTCGGTGTGAGTTTCGGAGACCTGTGGCAAGGCCTCATCGCGGGTGCCAGAAACATGATGGGCATCGGTGTGGCCACTGCGGCAGCCGGTATTATTGTTGGGACAGTGACGCTGACCGGTCTGAGTGGCCGTTTTATCGAGGCAATAGAGATTATCTCGCTCGGCAACGTGGTGTTGATGTTGCTACTCGCGGCGGGGACAAGTCTTCTCCTGGGCATGGGGCTTCCCACGACGGCGAACTATATCGTCATGGCCACGCTCACCGCTCCGGTCATCGTGACGCTCGGGGCCAAATCCGGGCTGGTTGTGCCGCTGCTGGCGGCGCATCTTTTCGTTTTCTATTTTGGAATTTTGGCGGACGACACGCCACCGGTGGGCCTTGCGGCCTTCGCGGCCTCGGCCATTGCGAAATCCGACCCGATAAAAACAGGGATTCAGGGTTTTATCTATGATCTTAGAACGGCGATTCTACCTTTCGTATTTATTTTTAACCTTGAGCTATTGATGATCTCGGGTGTTGGCCCCAAGGGGGAAATCATCTGGATCGATGACATATTTAAGATTGTATGGGTATGTGTCTCCTCACTTGTGGCGATTTTTGCCTTCGCCTCGGCGCTTCAGGGCTTTTTCGCCGATGAATGCACATGGCCGGAGCGCGGGGTGCTTCTTGTTGTTTGTGTGGTGGCTTTCCGTCCCTCGCTGGTGATTGAATTTACGGGCGGATCAAGGATAGCGGTTCAACTCGTTGCCATGGTGGTGTTTGCGGCACTCTATTTTTATCAGAGAAATAGACGCGCTGGGGTCGCTCTGGCATCGGCCTAG
- a CDS encoding response regulator, with protein sequence MASVLIVDDDDDLRNSLKSLLERAGYDVSTAVNGNEAVRIFRSEPTALIITDIIMPEKEGLETIIELRQEYPEVKIIAISGGGRIGAKGYLQLAQALGANATLTKPFTRTELLESIKEISAQ encoded by the coding sequence CTGGCAAGTGTATTGATTGTTGATGACGATGATGACTTGCGGAACTCGCTAAAAAGCCTGCTTGAGCGTGCGGGCTATGATGTATCCACCGCCGTCAATGGCAACGAGGCGGTACGCATTTTCAGATCAGAACCAACAGCGCTGATAATCACCGACATTATTATGCCCGAGAAGGAAGGGCTCGAAACGATCATCGAACTCCGTCAGGAATACCCCGAGGTAAAAATTATCGCCATATCGGGCGGCGGCCGAATCGGCGCAAAGGGCTATCTCCAACTGGCCCAGGCGTTGGGTGCCAACGCTACCCTGACAAAACCTTTTACCCGGACCGAATTACTTGAGAGTATCAAGGAGATTTCAGCCCAATAG